The window GCCGGTCCCCTGGGGACTTCCCATTCTTAACTTATAGATAGGGCAATATTTTGTGCATTTTCTTCTAGATATTATATCAATTTTGCGAATCAAATGTGTCAAATAGCACCTGGTGGCAGTTGAAAAAGTACCagaagatttgtttttgaatttcacgcatagctactcgatggctatctgcactagccgtccctaatttagcagtgtaagattagagggaaggcagctagtcatcaccaaacatgctcgccttttgagccgtgggagcgttataatgtttcgatcaatcccactattcgttggtacaagattatgagtcgcacgccttaccccacctggccttgccagaCTGTACCAGAAGAAAGCCAGCTTCATTAAAATTTTCCTCCATTTTTTTCATTAACCTACTCCTAAGTATGTTTTACAGCAACGGTGTATTCTGACTTGAACGATGGCATTCATTTTGTTTTAGTCAACAGTCTGTAAACTAATCAAATACCAATTAAAGATAAGTGACATTTACACTCGTTGTCTGACAACAAGTAAACCGAATTAAATGAGAAATAATCGATAATATCGATGATCTAATAATAATGAAGCTAATacatatgtgtttgttttaagtgCAGTGTTAACAGCACTGTGCTTAATGTATCAAACCTctatttttagagttataaaccaGAGCATAAGGGGATTGTTATACATGACAAATAATCATAAAAGTCGTTGAACTGGCGTGCGTAAGACcgatgtatataataaataaatatatcgtgtgacaaatatatatttgatcaGATAACCACATATgtggttataatgtaacgtttcaTCATATTGAAAACcacagtgaaaacaaaacattccgAAAGTAGTTTACGTTATATTAGAAAAGCAACAATGATATTTACTCTATTATATCACCTACTAATCAAAGAaccaaatttttgaaaaataggataataatttcttgtataAGAACTGTGAATTTGATGAGACCTTTGTCCAGGGGTCCTTaggaatgaaagtaaaataaacattactgtGGTTAGGGTAGTTTGAAAATACATAACCTTGACTTTATATATGAAAGGATAAGGGTGAATTTAAATAATCAAGGCTGGGTGTGGCCTAGtggtaataaaaaatacataaatttgaaCTTTAGATCGTGTTTACTGTCTTCAACAAATTGGTGTTTACTGATAaatgaaaggtaaataaaacCGTTAAGAATGATGTCAAGATTTGGTTTGAGtgttgttaaacacaatgttacTCGATAGGCTTCCAGGGGTATCAAAACATGATGCTTAGTGTGGTAAGCCTACAGTAAAAAGTAACAATGAATATTATACAGAAATGTGATTtgttaaatatcaaaatgtactttGTAACATCAAGGTAGAGGACAAggatttgtattaattttagttgttgtttgtttgtttgtagttaagtacaaagctatataaaggactatctgtgctctgcccaccacgagtatcaaaacccagtttctagcgttgtaaggccgtagacataccgctgtgccactggggggggggcaagTTTTTTACAAACGTTATGCGACTCCAAGAACCAGTGGCTACTCCGTATAATAAGTTTTGACATTGTTAGTCCTGCAGCAGATAATGCACTTTCGGATGAAACTTCAGTCGCCGGGATACACAAAATCTTCTTAGCTAATGCAGCTAACCTCGGAAATTTGTTCTCTTGAAACCTCCACCAGCCTAGTGGATCAAAGGTGGAGATCGGCTCAGATAGATATGCTTCCAATTCGAGCTCAATGGATGCATAGGGGCGATTGTATGGTGATTAGGCTATATCACCTTGGATACAGTCAAACAGGCTCTCTGCCGTTTGTGGCTCCACTGGTTCTTGTGTGAGCGAAATGTTTGGGCTTTCCTGTTCGTGGGTGGCGTCTTACTCTGATATGCTGTCACGGAGTAGTTGTTCCTTCACATAATCCTCTACCCTCTCTCTCAGGGCATAGAGAAAGAAACTCAGCTGTTTGTAGCGAGAGTCCAATATTGCAGCGAGGGACCACAATCCTGGTTCAGTGGTCGGAACCCTGGAGTTGTCTACCTGAAATCGAGTCATCATTCCCTGCACGATTCTTGCTTTCAGCGTTGTCAGCACATCTGCATCCCTGCCATCCATTTCTTGAAGTCCCTGAGAACCCTGATCTTCATGTAACCTGGTCAGTATATGCTTGAGTACAGTGTAAATGCTACTGATGTGGGAATTTTCTCCTTTGTCAGTAGCTCGGTCGCCTGCGCAAGAGGCTTGAGGACCTCTACTGCCCCTTCCATCACACTCCACATGGCATCGTCAAACACCAAGCTGGCACGATCTTTTGCTTTTGTTATGTTTTCATCGTAGAGCACTGCCATAACAGACACACGGAGGTGAAGCAGTCGCGTTAACATCTGATATGTGGAATTCCACCTTGTGGCAACTTCTTGTATGAGCATACGAGGTTCAACACCGATTTTTTTTTGGTGGTCATGCAAGGCTTGGGTAGCTACAGTGGACCAGTCGAAGTGGCTTACACAACGTCTGGCTGCAGCAAGAACTTTGGCGATGTTGGGTTCTTTAAGAGCATCAGTGATAGCCAGCTGTAAGCTGtgtgagaaacaaaatatatgttctaATTTGGCTTCCTTCGCAGCGACTTTCATGTTGGACGCATTGTCCGTGACTAGGGCAGAGATAGCATCAAGCCCAAACTCCGCAGCAATATCTGTGACATGTTGTGCTATGTTCACCCTGTATGGCGGTCATCTATTGCCCGAGTAGCAAcaactttggtcttgaattcccaCCTGCAGTCAAAAAATGGCAAGTAAGCGTAATGAACGGCTTCATCTTCAAGT of the Tachypleus tridentatus isolate NWPU-2018 chromosome 13, ASM421037v1, whole genome shotgun sequence genome contains:
- the LOC143236251 gene encoding E3 SUMO-protein ligase ZBED1-like → MNSQYHVPSRKTINSYLASAYQECKAEVVEEMSGKTVGIATDLWTNLKMKPFITLTCHFLTADIAAEFGLDAISALVTDNASNMKVAAKEAKLEHIFCFSHSLQLAITDALKEPNIAKVLAAARRCVSHFDWSTVATQALHDHQKKIGVEPRMLIQEVATRWNSTYQMLTRLLHLRVSVMAVLYDENITKAKDRASLVFDDAMWSVMEGAVEVLKPLAQATELLTKEKIPTSVAFTLYSSIY